A genomic window from Leptolyngbya sp. BL0902 includes:
- the uvrA gene encoding excinuclease ABC subunit UvrA, whose product MPKSDAAAKKSDNSRNGRASTTGKASTTGKTSRKKSTSKQAVNGQDSPAESGIDLGHAGLAHHHSALDDNVIRIRGARQHNLKNLDLEIPRNKLVVFTGVSGSGKSSLAFDTIFAEGQRRYVESLSAYARQFLGQVDKPDVDAIEGLSPAISIDQKSTSHNPRSTVGTVTEIYDYLRLLYGRAGDPHCPHCDRSISPQTIDQMIDRVMALPDRTRFQILAPVVRGKKGTHKKLISSLASEGFVRVRVNGEIRELTDNIELDKNHSHHIEVVVDRLVKKDGLQERLADSLATCLKRSEGIAVIDILADKNQESGSEAVAAKDNVVSLSDRLPDRVPQAAEAGGSYGAALADALPKELVFSENFACPEHGAVMEELSPRLFSFNSPYGACPHCHGLGSLRTFSADLVVPDPTLPVYAAVAPWSEKDNTYYFSLLYSVGQAFGFEIQSRWDSLTPEQQHIVLHGSEEKIYIESDSRYRERKGYYRQYEGVLPILERQYKETTSELYKQKLEKYLVDQTCEVCHGTRLKPESNAVRIGPHSISDLTNVSIRECLSRIRNLVGEEGDAPKLSARQLQIGALVLREIRARLQFMMDVGLDYLTLHRTAMTLSGGEAQRIRLATQIGSGLTGVLYVLDEPSIGLHQRDNDRLLNTLTRLRDLGNTLIVVEHDEDTIRAADHLVDIGPGAGIHGGAIVAEGDLKALTTAKDSLTGAYLSGRLSIPTPAERRSGNGRSLTLKNAHRNNLKNLDVELPLGKLVCITGVSGSGKSTLVNELLYPALQHHFGSKVPFPKDLEKLDGLKALDKVIVIDQSPIGRTPRSNPATYTGVFDVIRNLFTETIEAKARGYKAGQFSFNVKGGRCEACGGQGVNVIEMNFLPDVYVQCEVCKGARYNRETLQVTYKGKNISDVLNMTAEEALAFFENIPQAASRLQTMVDVGLGYIRLGQTAPTLSGGEAQRMKLASELARRSTGKTLYLIDEPTTGLSFYDVHKLLDVVQRLVDKGNSVLMIEHNLDVIRCADWIVDLGPEGGDRGGELIAQGTPEAVAQVVGSYTGKYLAKVLEQHPAG is encoded by the coding sequence ATGCCGAAATCGGACGCTGCTGCTAAGAAATCCGACAACTCTCGCAACGGGCGAGCGTCCACAACGGGTAAAGCCTCCACCACGGGCAAGACAAGCAGGAAAAAATCCACCAGCAAACAGGCCGTCAACGGTCAGGACAGTCCCGCGGAATCCGGGATTGACCTCGGCCACGCTGGACTCGCCCACCACCATTCCGCCCTCGATGACAACGTGATTCGCATTCGGGGAGCGCGCCAGCATAATCTCAAGAATCTGGACTTAGAGATTCCCCGCAACAAGCTGGTGGTGTTTACGGGGGTCTCCGGTTCCGGCAAGTCCTCCCTGGCCTTCGACACGATTTTTGCCGAGGGTCAGCGCCGCTATGTGGAATCCCTCAGTGCCTATGCGCGGCAGTTTTTGGGCCAGGTGGATAAGCCCGATGTGGATGCCATTGAGGGACTGAGTCCCGCCATTTCCATCGACCAAAAGTCCACCTCCCACAACCCCCGCTCCACGGTGGGTACGGTGACGGAAATCTACGACTATCTGCGTCTGCTCTACGGGCGGGCCGGGGATCCCCACTGTCCCCACTGCGACCGCAGCATTTCGCCCCAAACCATCGACCAAATGATCGACCGGGTAATGGCCCTGCCGGATCGGACGCGATTCCAAATCCTCGCCCCCGTGGTGCGCGGCAAGAAGGGAACTCACAAAAAGCTGATCTCCAGCCTTGCGTCGGAAGGTTTTGTGCGGGTGCGGGTGAATGGGGAAATTCGCGAACTGACCGACAACATTGAACTCGACAAAAACCATAGCCACCATATCGAAGTCGTCGTAGATCGTTTGGTGAAAAAAGACGGTTTGCAGGAACGTTTGGCGGATTCCTTGGCCACTTGTCTAAAGCGGTCGGAGGGGATCGCGGTGATTGACATTCTGGCCGACAAGAACCAGGAATCAGGATCCGAAGCAGTGGCCGCCAAGGATAATGTCGTGTCTTTATCGGATCGCCTACCGGATCGAGTCCCCCAGGCGGCGGAGGCCGGGGGTAGCTATGGTGCGGCCTTGGCCGATGCGTTGCCGAAGGAACTGGTCTTTTCGGAAAACTTCGCCTGTCCCGAACATGGGGCGGTGATGGAGGAATTGTCGCCGCGATTATTCTCCTTCAACTCGCCCTATGGCGCTTGTCCCCACTGCCACGGGTTGGGCAGTCTGCGCACCTTTTCGGCGGATTTGGTGGTGCCCGATCCCACCCTGCCCGTCTACGCCGCCGTGGCCCCCTGGTCGGAAAAGGACAACACCTATTATTTCTCGCTGCTCTACAGCGTCGGCCAAGCCTTTGGCTTTGAAATCCAATCCCGCTGGGACAGCCTCACCCCCGAACAGCAGCACATCGTTCTCCACGGCAGCGAGGAAAAAATCTACATTGAATCCGACTCGCGCTACCGGGAGCGCAAGGGCTACTATCGCCAGTATGAGGGCGTTTTGCCCATCCTGGAACGACAGTATAAGGAAACCACCTCGGAACTCTACAAGCAAAAGCTAGAGAAATACCTGGTCGATCAGACCTGCGAAGTCTGCCACGGCACCCGCCTGAAGCCGGAATCCAACGCCGTCCGCATTGGCCCCCACTCGATCAGCGACCTCACCAATGTCTCGATTCGGGAATGCCTCAGCCGCATTCGTAACCTGGTGGGCGAAGAAGGCGACGCGCCCAAGCTCTCGGCCCGCCAACTGCAAATTGGGGCCTTGGTGCTGCGGGAAATCCGCGCCCGCTTGCAGTTCATGATGGACGTGGGGCTGGACTACCTCACCCTGCACCGCACGGCGATGACCCTCTCCGGTGGCGAGGCCCAGCGCATCCGACTGGCCACCCAAATCGGCTCTGGCCTAACCGGGGTGCTCTACGTGTTGGATGAACCCAGCATCGGTCTGCACCAGCGGGACAACGACCGCCTGCTCAACACCCTCACCCGCCTGCGGGATCTGGGCAACACCCTGATCGTAGTGGAGCACGACGAAGACACCATCCGCGCCGCCGATCACCTCGTCGATATCGGCCCTGGGGCGGGCATCCACGGCGGTGCGATTGTGGCCGAGGGCGACCTGAAGGCGCTGACCACGGCGAAGGATTCCCTCACGGGCGCGTACCTCTCCGGGCGGCTCAGCATTCCCACCCCAGCAGAACGGCGCAGCGGCAACGGGCGATCCCTCACCCTCAAAAATGCCCACCGCAACAACCTGAAAAACCTGGACGTGGAGCTGCCCCTGGGCAAGCTGGTTTGCATTACGGGGGTATCCGGCTCCGGCAAATCCACCCTGGTCAACGAGTTGCTCTATCCCGCCCTACAACACCACTTCGGCAGCAAAGTCCCCTTCCCCAAAGACCTGGAAAAGCTGGATGGCCTCAAAGCCCTGGATAAAGTCATCGTCATCGACCAATCCCCCATTGGCCGCACCCCCCGCTCCAACCCCGCCACCTACACGGGCGTGTTCGACGTCATCCGCAACCTGTTCACCGAAACCATCGAGGCCAAGGCGCGGGGCTACAAGGCGGGGCAGTTTTCCTTCAACGTCAAGGGCGGACGCTGCGAAGCCTGCGGTGGCCAGGGCGTGAACGTGATTGAAATGAACTTTTTGCCCGATGTCTATGTGCAGTGCGAGGTGTGCAAAGGGGCGCGCTACAACCGCGAAACCCTGCAAGTCACCTACAAGGGCAAAAACATCTCCGACGTGCTGAACATGACCGCCGAAGAAGCCCTCGCCTTCTTTGAAAATATCCCCCAGGCCGCCAGCCGCCTGCAAACGATGGTGGACGTGGGCCTGGGCTATATCCGCCTGGGCCAAACCGCCCCCACCCTCTCCGGTGGCGAAGCCCAACGGATGAAACTCGCCTCCGAACTGGCCCGCCGCTCCACCGGAAAAACCCTCTATCTCATCGACGAACCCACCACCGGGCTGTCCTTCTACGATGTCCACAAACTGCTGGATGTGGTGCAACGCCTGGTGGACAAGGGCAACTCGGTGCTGATGATTGAACACAACCTGGACGTCATCCGCTGCGCCGACTGGATTGTTGACCTCGGCCCAGAGGGCGGCGACCGAGGCGGCGAATTGATCGCCCAGGGCACCCCGGAAGCGGTGGCCCAGGTGGTGGGTTCCTACACGGGCAAGTATTTGGCCAAGGTGCTAGAGCAGCATCCGGCGGGGTAG
- a CDS encoding amino acid ABC transporter ATP-binding protein, with amino-acid sequence MIRIERLVKSFGPLEVLKDISTEVETGQVVAIIGPSGSGKSTLLRCINLLETPTAGHIFVDGMDITSPKCDILKVRQNVGMVFQHFNLFPHKTVMENLTYAPMKVKGLSKADASQIALDLLTKVGLAEKADQYPSRLSGGQKQRVAIARALAMQPDTMLFDEPTSALDPEMVKEVLDVMKGLADTGITMCIVTHEMGFAREVADRVLFLDGGYLVEDAPPDVFFSSPKSDRAQQFLEKVL; translated from the coding sequence GTGATTAGAATCGAACGTCTGGTCAAATCCTTTGGGCCATTGGAAGTCCTCAAGGACATTTCCACGGAGGTAGAAACGGGTCAGGTCGTGGCGATTATTGGCCCTTCTGGGTCAGGAAAATCCACCCTTTTGCGCTGCATTAATTTGCTAGAAACCCCCACTGCTGGCCACATTTTTGTGGACGGCATGGATATCACCTCCCCCAAGTGCGACATCCTAAAAGTGCGCCAAAATGTGGGCATGGTATTCCAACACTTCAACCTATTTCCCCACAAAACGGTGATGGAAAACCTCACCTACGCCCCCATGAAGGTGAAGGGACTGTCTAAGGCCGACGCCAGCCAAATTGCCCTGGATTTGCTCACCAAGGTGGGGCTTGCCGAAAAGGCAGATCAGTATCCTTCCCGGCTTTCCGGTGGACAAAAACAGCGGGTGGCCATTGCCCGCGCCCTGGCCATGCAGCCCGACACCATGCTCTTCGATGAACCCACCAGCGCCCTCGACCCCGAAATGGTGAAAGAAGTGCTAGACGTGATGAAGGGGCTAGCCGATACGGGCATTACCATGTGCATCGTCACCCACGAAATGGGGTTTGCCCGCGAAGTGGCCGACCGGGTGCTGTTTCTCGATGGCGGCTATTTGGTGGAAGATGCCCCGCCCGATGTGTTCTTCAGCAGCCCCAAGAGTGATCGCGCCCAGCAGTTTTTGGAAAAAGTGTTGTAG
- a CDS encoding amino acid ABC transporter permease, whose translation MNLDFSQIVPSLPFILRGVVVTLQFTLLSAVFGFTLGTLLSLLKISSVKPVRWFAEFYTSIFRGTPLILQLALVYFATPQLIGYRITPIEAGVLTFALNSAAYSSETIRAGIMAVDKGQREAALSLGVPYKLMMLDIILPQAFKNILPAMVNESIALLKDSALVSTIGVLDLMRRAQVVAGQTFLYFEPLIVVGVIYYIMVMGLTQAAQVLERRMRRSD comes from the coding sequence ATGAACCTAGATTTTAGTCAAATTGTTCCATCGCTGCCCTTCATCCTTAGGGGCGTTGTGGTGACGCTTCAGTTCACGCTGCTGTCGGCGGTGTTTGGGTTCACCCTGGGCACGCTGTTGTCACTGCTGAAAATTTCCTCAGTGAAGCCTGTGCGGTGGTTTGCGGAGTTTTACACCTCCATTTTTCGGGGTACGCCGCTGATTTTGCAGTTGGCCCTGGTCTACTTTGCCACTCCTCAGCTCATCGGCTACCGCATTACCCCCATTGAGGCCGGGGTGCTCACCTTTGCCCTCAACTCCGCCGCCTACAGTTCCGAAACCATCCGGGCGGGCATTATGGCGGTGGATAAGGGACAGCGGGAGGCGGCGCTGTCCTTGGGGGTGCCCTACAAGCTGATGATGCTGGACATCATTTTGCCCCAGGCGTTCAAAAATATCTTGCCTGCCATGGTGAACGAAAGCATCGCCCTGCTGAAGGATTCTGCCCTGGTCTCCACCATCGGCGTGCTGGATTTGATGCGGCGGGCGCAGGTGGTGGCGGGGCAAACCTTTTTGTATTTCGAGCCGCTGATTGTGGTCGGCGTTATCTACTACATCATGGTTATGGGTCTCACCCAGGCCGCCCAAGTGTTGGAACGGAGGATGCGCCGCAGTGATTAG
- a CDS encoding transporter substrate-binding domain-containing protein: protein MKRRWFLASTAAVACLTVGLTSACGGGSSTGGSGGQTLVMATSADYPPYEFVETSGGTEEIVGFDIDIARHIATELGYELEITNMDFNGLIPALQAGRADFVMAGMTPTEERKQNVDFSEIYFEARNMLVFPADQAITGPQDLAGKTLGVQLGSIQEGLGNDLVAEVPNLTLAPLNRINEIVQELRSGRIDAAIMENTVADGFLANNPDLRAVEIEDQEAAGSAIAFPKDSERVEDFNRVLAEMKSSGLMEELVLKWFGDRES, encoded by the coding sequence ATGAAACGCCGTTGGTTTTTGGCTTCTACCGCCGCTGTGGCCTGCTTGACGGTGGGGCTCACCTCAGCCTGTGGCGGTGGCTCCTCAACAGGAGGGAGCGGGGGGCAAACCTTGGTGATGGCCACCTCGGCAGACTATCCCCCCTACGAATTTGTGGAGACCTCCGGCGGCACCGAGGAAATTGTGGGGTTTGATATCGACATTGCCCGCCACATTGCCACGGAGTTGGGCTACGAGCTAGAAATCACCAATATGGATTTCAATGGCCTAATTCCGGCGTTGCAGGCTGGACGGGCCGACTTTGTGATGGCGGGCATGACCCCCACCGAAGAACGCAAGCAGAATGTAGACTTCTCCGAAATCTACTTTGAAGCCAGAAATATGCTGGTGTTCCCGGCGGATCAAGCCATCACCGGGCCACAAGACCTGGCGGGAAAAACCCTGGGCGTGCAGTTAGGATCCATCCAAGAGGGGCTGGGCAACGACCTCGTGGCGGAGGTGCCAAACCTCACCTTGGCCCCCCTCAACCGGATTAACGAAATCGTCCAAGAGCTGCGGTCGGGCCGGATTGACGCTGCCATCATGGAGAACACCGTGGCCGATGGCTTTTTGGCCAACAACCCCGACCTGAGAGCCGTGGAAATCGAAGACCAAGAAGCAGCAGGCTCAGCCATTGCCTTCCCCAAGGACTCCGAAAGAGTGGAGGACTTTAACCGGGTGCTGGCGGAAATGAAGAGCAGCGGCCTGATGGAAGAGTTGGTGCTGAAGTGGTTTGGCGACCGGGAAAGTTAG
- a CDS encoding ABC transporter ATP-binding protein: MAAAVCLQNVHKVYNGVPVVNDLSLSIEAGEVFGLLGPNGAGKSTTIRMVTTLTRPSQGDIVVAGYDVNRQQLEVRRQIGVVLQQTSVDGDLTVWENMEFHGRMHHIPTAQRRRSIDTWLEYVELQDRRDDKVKTLSGGMKRRLQIARALLHNPKILFLDEPTVGLDPQTRRRLWEIIQRLNQQGMTMLLTTHYMDEVEYLCNRIGVMDQGKLIELGTLDQLRQRHGQGIIMTQRDDRWDYQFFPTLEAANAHLDQQPDKTGMMVRPSNLEDIFVELTGRNLD, from the coding sequence ATGGCTGCTGCGGTTTGTCTGCAAAATGTGCACAAGGTCTACAACGGGGTGCCCGTCGTCAATGATCTTTCCCTGTCCATTGAGGCGGGGGAGGTGTTTGGGCTACTGGGGCCAAACGGGGCCGGAAAATCCACCACCATCCGCATGGTGACGACCCTGACCCGCCCCAGCCAGGGAGACATTGTGGTGGCCGGGTATGACGTCAACCGCCAGCAGCTTGAGGTGCGCCGCCAGATTGGGGTGGTGCTGCAACAAACCAGCGTGGATGGCGACCTGACGGTGTGGGAAAACATGGAATTCCATGGCCGGATGCACCACATCCCCACGGCCCAGCGGCGGCGCAGCATCGACACCTGGCTGGAGTATGTGGAACTGCAAGATCGCCGGGACGACAAGGTAAAAACCCTCTCCGGCGGCATGAAGCGGCGTCTGCAAATTGCCCGTGCCCTGCTGCACAACCCCAAAATTTTGTTCCTCGATGAACCCACCGTCGGGCTAGATCCCCAAACCCGTCGCCGCCTCTGGGAAATCATCCAGCGCCTCAACCAGCAAGGTATGACCATGCTGCTCACCACCCACTATATGGATGAGGTGGAATACCTCTGCAACCGGATTGGGGTGATGGATCAGGGCAAGCTGATCGAACTGGGGACGCTGGATCAACTGCGTCAGCGCCACGGCCAGGGCATCATCATGACCCAACGGGACGACCGCTGGGACTATCAGTTCTTCCCTACCCTGGAAGCCGCCAATGCCCACCTCGACCAACAACCCGACAAAACGGGCATGATGGTACGCCCCTCCAACCTGGAGGATATTTTTGTGGAACTGACGGGACGAAACCTGGATTAA
- the scpB gene encoding SMC-Scp complex subunit ScpB gives MSSLATTIEAILYLKGQPLSLAKLAELARCEREDIEEGLIDLMDEYAHRDGALEIVETVDGYCLQLKERYRFLVDMLIPLDLGVGALRTLAAIALRGPISQTDLVDLRGSGAYQHVQELLAQGFIRKRKQSDSRSSLVQVTDKFYQHFEIDQLPELRPKAARPPSPADVEEDDPDGADPESDPEAADAVDSPPTAPSAVDSLA, from the coding sequence ATGTCGAGCCTAGCCACCACCATCGAAGCGATTTTGTACCTCAAGGGCCAGCCCCTTTCCCTGGCCAAGCTGGCGGAACTGGCCCGCTGCGAACGGGAAGACATTGAGGAAGGGCTGATTGACCTGATGGACGAGTATGCCCACCGGGATGGAGCCCTGGAAATTGTGGAGACGGTGGATGGCTACTGCCTGCAACTGAAGGAGCGCTATCGGTTTTTGGTGGATATGCTGATCCCCCTCGATCTGGGGGTGGGGGCGCTGCGAACCCTCGCCGCCATTGCCCTGCGCGGCCCCATCAGCCAAACGGATTTGGTGGATCTGCGCGGGTCGGGGGCCTATCAGCATGTGCAGGAACTCCTGGCCCAGGGCTTTATCCGCAAGCGCAAGCAGTCCGATAGCCGATCTTCTCTGGTGCAGGTGACGGATAAGTTCTACCAGCATTTTGAAATTGACCAACTGCCGGAACTGCGCCCCAAAGCCGCCCGCCCACCCAGCCCCGCTGATGTGGAAGAGGATGATCCTGACGGGGCTGACCCCGAATCTGACCCCGAAGCGGCGGATGCGGTGGACAGCCCCCCAACGGCCCCATCTGCCGTGGATTCCCTAGCTTGA
- a CDS encoding cobyrinate a,c-diamide synthase: MNGNPTGGVVIAGERSGVGKTTVTLALLSALAQRSQRVQSFKVGPDYIDPMFHRRVTGRPCYNLDPVLTSAAYVRQCFEERCRDADFAVVEGVMGLFDGATGSSDTASTAHIAKLLNLPVVLVVDCSRLSRSVLAIVHGYRSLDPDLTLAGVVLNRVGSDRHLELLQDALGTLDLPILGVLRRQSDITIPDRHLGLVPTAELPQLQDCLDRLADLGQTCFDWARLLPHLTPSRPPSPAEASPEASPEASPEASAQNKPSHHLPTASPSPWGLFSPNQQGACDRIRRTRPRLAVAQDAAFSFYYADGLDYLAELGAELVPWSPLADATLPEAVDGLYLGGGFPEMFGAALADNQPLRQQLRQRITAGLPTYAECGGLMYLAETLVDLQGQAWPMVGVLPTTVTMESRLTLGYRQATATVASVALQAHQQVWGHEFHHSQVTVPPTPPLFQLRRFDAKNPHATEGWGSRHVHASYVHLHWQGCQVQAVQFLSACADYRATASLSAFPRA; this comes from the coding sequence ATGAACGGGAACCCCACGGGCGGAGTGGTGATTGCCGGGGAGCGTAGCGGCGTGGGCAAAACCACCGTAACCCTGGCGCTGTTGTCGGCCTTGGCCCAGCGTTCTCAGCGGGTGCAGTCCTTCAAGGTGGGGCCGGATTATATCGACCCCATGTTTCACCGTCGGGTGACGGGTCGCCCGTGCTACAACCTTGACCCGGTGCTGACCTCAGCGGCCTACGTGCGCCAGTGTTTTGAGGAACGCTGCCGGGATGCCGACTTTGCTGTGGTAGAAGGGGTGATGGGCCTGTTTGACGGAGCCACCGGATCGTCGGACACCGCCAGCACCGCCCACATCGCCAAGCTGCTGAACCTGCCCGTGGTGCTGGTGGTGGATTGCAGCCGCCTCTCCCGGTCGGTGTTGGCCATTGTGCATGGCTATCGCAGCTTGGATCCAGACCTGACCCTGGCGGGGGTGGTGCTGAACCGGGTGGGTAGTGATCGCCACTTGGAACTGTTGCAGGATGCCCTGGGCACCCTCGATCTACCCATCCTCGGCGTCCTGCGTCGGCAGAGTGATATCACCATCCCCGACCGCCACCTGGGCCTGGTGCCAACGGCGGAACTGCCCCAACTTCAGGACTGCCTAGATCGCCTCGCTGACCTGGGCCAAACCTGCTTTGACTGGGCGCGGCTGCTGCCCCATCTCACCCCATCCCGCCCACCGTCTCCGGCAGAGGCATCCCCAGAAGCATCCCCAGAGGCATCCCCAGAAGCATCCGCCCAGAACAAACCCTCACATCACCTCCCTACGGCCAGCCCGTCGCCGTGGGGGCTGTTCTCGCCCAATCAGCAAGGGGCCTGTGACCGTATCCGGCGCACTCGCCCCCGCCTCGCCGTGGCCCAGGATGCGGCCTTTAGCTTTTACTATGCCGACGGGCTGGATTACCTGGCCGAGTTGGGGGCCGAACTGGTGCCCTGGAGTCCCCTGGCGGATGCAACCCTGCCCGAAGCGGTGGATGGGCTGTACCTTGGGGGCGGTTTCCCAGAAATGTTTGGGGCGGCCTTGGCGGATAATCAGCCCCTGCGGCAGCAGCTTCGGCAGCGCATCACCGCCGGATTGCCCACCTACGCCGAGTGCGGCGGCTTGATGTACTTGGCCGAAACCCTGGTGGACTTGCAGGGGCAGGCGTGGCCCATGGTCGGGGTGCTGCCCACCACGGTAACGATGGAATCGCGGTTGACCCTGGGCTATCGACAGGCCACCGCCACCGTCGCCAGCGTCGCCCTTCAGGCCCACCAGCAGGTGTGGGGCCACGAGTTTCACCATTCCCAGGTGACGGTGCCGCCCACGCCGCCGCTGTTTCAACTGCGCCGCTTTGATGCGAAAAACCCCCACGCCACCGAGGGCTGGGGGTCTCGCCATGTCCATGCGTCCTATGTCCATCTCCATTGGCAGGGCTGTCAGGTTCAGGCGGTGCAGTTTCTCTCGGCCTGCGCCGACTACCGGGCTACGGCCAGTCTCTCCGCGTTCCCCAGGGCCTAG